The proteins below are encoded in one region of Malaclemys terrapin pileata isolate rMalTer1 chromosome 20, rMalTer1.hap1, whole genome shotgun sequence:
- the LOC128826598 gene encoding immunoglobulin superfamily member 1-like isoform X2, which translates to MVSALTVLLLGCWLAGWSRVSGQPSYPKPNISLRPSGGVSLRAAGTIQCRGQRLGMRFMLNKERRHFPPVDSDGFEAVFSISNVSWEDGGSYSCSYHSRSEPFSVSYPSDPVELVVRDPSLPRPSISLSPTGVTAPGADVTIRCQGPRRDVRFFLHKAGDLNPQRHMDPAGDGAEFRIPTVGRQHGGNYSCSYRLQSEPFVSSELSDPVQLVVAGGTDPTQPGAVPAPTHPGSAWTAPKGHPDFTHANIARLGLGTVALLVLGLILAEAYFSHPRGAP; encoded by the exons ATGGTGTCTGCTCTCACCGTCCTCCTCCTCG gctgctggctggccgGGTGGAGCAGGGTGTCAGGAC agcccagctACCCCAAACCCAACATCTCCCTCAGACCCAGCGGGGGGGTCTCCCTGAGGGCAGCTGGGACCATCCAGTGTCGGGGGCAGCGCCTGGGCATGCGATTCATGCTGAATAAAGAGCGACGCCATTTCCCACCTGTGGATTCGGACGGGTTCGAGGCTGTGTTTTCCATCAGCAACGTGAGCTGGGAGGACGGCGGGAGCTACAGCTGCTCCTATCACAGCAGATCCGAGCCGTTCTCCGTGTCGTACCCCAGCGACCCCGTGGAGCTGGTGGTGAGAG ATCCCAGCTTACCCAGACCCTCCATCTCTCTGAGCCCCACTGGGGTCACCGCCCCAGGGGCAGACGTCACCATCCGGTGTCAGGGGCCGCGCCGGGACGTGAGGTTCTTCCTGCACAAGGCTGGAGACCTGAACCCGCAGCGACACATGGACCCTGCTGGGGACGGGGCCGAGTTCCGCATCCCCACCGTGGGCCGGCAGCACGGAGGGAACTACAGCTGCAGCTACCGGCTCCAATCAGAGCCCTTCGTCTCCTCAGAGCTCAGCGACCCCGTGCAGCTGGTGGTAGCAG GTGGAACCGACCCGACCCAGCCTGGAGCGGTGCCGGCTCCCACGCACCCGGGCAGCGCGTGGACAG CCCCCAAAGGGCACCCGGATTTCACCCACGCCAACATCGCCCGTCTGGGGCTGGGCACCGTGGCCCTGCTTGTCCTGGGACTGATCCTGGCTGAGGCCTATTTCAGCCACCCGAGGGGGGCGCCCTAG
- the LOC128826598 gene encoding immunoglobulin superfamily member 1-like isoform X1: MVSALTVLLLGCWLAGWSRVSGQPSYPKPNISLRPSGGVSLRAAGTIQCRGQRLGMRFMLNKERRHFPPVDSDGFEAVFSISNVSWEDGGSYSCSYHSRSEPFSVSYPSDPVELVVRDPSLPRPSISLSPTGVTAPGADVTIRCQGPRRDVRFFLHKAGDLNPQRHMDPAGDGAEFRIPTVGRQHGGNYSCSYRLQSEPFVSSELSDPVQLVVAGGTDPTQPGAVPAPTHPGSAWTAAPKGHPDFTHANIARLGLGTVALLVLGLILAEAYFSHPRGAP; encoded by the exons ATGGTGTCTGCTCTCACCGTCCTCCTCCTCG gctgctggctggccgGGTGGAGCAGGGTGTCAGGAC agcccagctACCCCAAACCCAACATCTCCCTCAGACCCAGCGGGGGGGTCTCCCTGAGGGCAGCTGGGACCATCCAGTGTCGGGGGCAGCGCCTGGGCATGCGATTCATGCTGAATAAAGAGCGACGCCATTTCCCACCTGTGGATTCGGACGGGTTCGAGGCTGTGTTTTCCATCAGCAACGTGAGCTGGGAGGACGGCGGGAGCTACAGCTGCTCCTATCACAGCAGATCCGAGCCGTTCTCCGTGTCGTACCCCAGCGACCCCGTGGAGCTGGTGGTGAGAG ATCCCAGCTTACCCAGACCCTCCATCTCTCTGAGCCCCACTGGGGTCACCGCCCCAGGGGCAGACGTCACCATCCGGTGTCAGGGGCCGCGCCGGGACGTGAGGTTCTTCCTGCACAAGGCTGGAGACCTGAACCCGCAGCGACACATGGACCCTGCTGGGGACGGGGCCGAGTTCCGCATCCCCACCGTGGGCCGGCAGCACGGAGGGAACTACAGCTGCAGCTACCGGCTCCAATCAGAGCCCTTCGTCTCCTCAGAGCTCAGCGACCCCGTGCAGCTGGTGGTAGCAG GTGGAACCGACCCGACCCAGCCTGGAGCGGTGCCGGCTCCCACGCACCCGGGCAGCGCGTGGACAG CAGCCCCCAAAGGGCACCCGGATTTCACCCACGCCAACATCGCCCGTCTGGGGCTGGGCACCGTGGCCCTGCTTGTCCTGGGACTGATCCTGGCTGAGGCCTATTTCAGCCACCCGAGGGGGGCGCCCTAG